The nucleotide sequence GTTCAGGTAAAGAGGTGCTAGCTCGCTTTATTCATCAAAATAGTAGTCGGGCTGAACAGCCGTTTGTGGCAATTAACTGTGCTGCGATCCCAGAAAATATGCTTGAAGCGACTCTTTTTGGTTATGAAAAAGGGGCTTTTACGGGGGCTTATCAGGCTTGCCCTGGGAAATTTGAACAAGCTCAAGGAGGAACCTTACTGCTAGATGAAATTTCTGAGATGGAGTTAGGACTTCAGGCTAAACTGCTACGTGTTTTACAGGAGCGGGAAGTCGAACGTATTGGTGGGCGTAAGAACATAAAACTCGATGTAAGGGTCTTGGCAACCTCAAACCGGGATCTCAAGTCGTTGGCGGCTTCAGGTGAGTTTAGAGAAGATCTCTATTACAGGATCAATGTTTTCCCTTTGACCTGGCCCTCATTAAATCAAAGACCTGCCGATATTTTGCCATTGGCCAGACATCTGTTGTCAAAACATGCCATCACATCTGGCTTAGCTGAAACTCCAGTGTTGGAAGAGAGTGCTGCACGTCGTTTGTTGACTCATCGATGGCCCGGAAATGTCAGAGAGTTAGATAATGTTATCCAAAGAGCATTGATCCTATTTAATGGAAGTTGCATTACTTACAAAGACATTATTCTAGATGTAGATGAAGTGATACTAACACCGGATAAAACGTTTAAAATCAATAGTCAAGAGAGCTCAGTTGAATTGGAAGCTTTAGGTGACGAGTTAAAAGCGCAGGAACATGTCATTATTCTCGAGACGTTGACTCAATGTCAGGGAAGTCGAAAACTGGTTGCTGAGAAGCTTGGAATAAGCGCGAGAACACTCAGATATAAAATGGCTAAAATGAGAGATGCTGGAATACAACTTCCTGCTTAATATACGCTAGCAGGATACGTTAAAGCCAGCCGCTAGCGACTACGGATAACGGAATAGCCTA is from Shewanella sp. MTB7 and encodes:
- a CDS encoding sigma-54-dependent transcriptional regulator; this encodes MSEGKLLLVEDDHSLREALLDTLLMAHYECVDVACAEDAIVKLKHESFDMVISDVQMQGVGGLGLLNYLQQHHTQVPMLLMTAYATIDNAVNAIKLGAVDYLAKPFSPEVLLNQVSRYLKPKSCQGQPIVADEKSLALLSLAQKVAASDASVMIMGPSGSGKEVLARFIHQNSSRAEQPFVAINCAAIPENMLEATLFGYEKGAFTGAYQACPGKFEQAQGGTLLLDEISEMELGLQAKLLRVLQEREVERIGGRKNIKLDVRVLATSNRDLKSLAASGEFREDLYYRINVFPLTWPSLNQRPADILPLARHLLSKHAITSGLAETPVLEESAARRLLTHRWPGNVRELDNVIQRALILFNGSCITYKDIILDVDEVILTPDKTFKINSQESSVELEALGDELKAQEHVIILETLTQCQGSRKLVAEKLGISARTLRYKMAKMRDAGIQLPA